The segment GAGTAAAGCATCTTTACTTGTCACCGCGATTTAAATATATAAATTATTATACAAACGGAATAATTACTCATCAATCACTATCCCCCACCCCGTTTAAGTTATCGTTTCCGCTACAATTACCATCCCTTTCTTTACACAAACCCGATCCGAACACCTCTCTAATATTGTTTACCCACATGTATCTCAATCTAAACAATTAACGTGAATAAATAAAATCCATTCGACTTTCCTCTATATTAAAAAAGCTGCGAAATCAAAAATCGATTTCACAGCTTTGGGTTATTTCTTATAAGAAGATAAAGTAACCTAAGAAGATTAAGAACATACCGTACATGATCGGATGAACTTCTTTACTACGCCCTGCAACTATCATTGTAATTGGGTAGAATAAGAAACCAATTGCGATACCCGTTGCGATTGAATAACCAAGTGGCATACATAAGATAACTAAAAATGCCGGTATTGCGATTTCAATCTTGTCCCATTCAATTAAACGTAATGAAGATACCATTAACGCACCTACGATAATTAATGCTGGTGCTGTTACTGCTGACGTCACTACTGCTAGTAATGGAGAAATAAATAATGCTAGTAAGAATAATATACCTGTTACAACTGAAGCAAATCCTGTACGCGCACCTGCTGCTACACCAGCAGTAGACTCTACGTAAGAAGTTGTTGTTGATGTACCGAAAATAGCACCTGTTACTGTTGCCAATGCATCGGCTAATAAAGCACGACCTGCACGTGGTAATTTATTATCTTTTACTAAACCTGCTTGCCCTGCTACCGCCATTAATGTACCAGCCGTATCAAAGAAGTCTACGAATAAAAATGTTAGGACGACAATTAAGAAATCCATATTAAAAATTAAGCCCAAGTCTGCAAATGCTGCAAAAGCTGCACCAAATGTCGGCGAAACATCGGGAATTCCCGAGAATACCTTTTCCGGTACATTTACTAAACCGAAGATCATACCAGCGATTGCTGTAATAACCATCCCGTAGAAAATACCACCGTTGATCTTTTTAGCCATGAAGATTGCTGTAATAACGACACCGAATACTGCTAATAATGCATTACCTGATGTTACATCACCAAGTTTTACTAAAGTCGCCTCGTCACCTACGATAATGCCCGATCCTTGGAAACCTACAAATGTAATGAATAAACCAATACCAGCACCTACTGCATATTTTAATTGAGCTGGTATTGCGTTGATAATCGTTTCACGTAAACCTGTTAATGAAAGTATGATGAAAATTAACCCTGAGAATAAAACACCTGTTAATGCTGTTTCCCAAGCCATCCCCATTCCTAATACTACTGAGAAAGCAAAGAATGCGTTCAGCCCCATACCCGGTGCTAGTGCTATTGGGTATCTTGCAATAAGTCCCATAAATAAACTACCCACTGCCGCTGCAAGAGCCGTTGCTACGAATACCGCATTATAATCCATGCCTGCCGCAGAAAGCATTCCTGGGTTAACAGCTAAAATATATGCCATTGATAGGAAGGTTGTTAATCCGCCTAATGTTTCCTTGCGATAATTTGTTCCAAGTTTATCAAACTCGAAATATTTTTTCATTGTAAAATGTTCCTCCAAGTTGTCGTCTTACAACATGTCGAGTGCACCGAATCCTTCAAATCAAAAAGACATGCAAAGCAAAATGCCGCATGTCTACGATTTAAGGAAAGTAAAAATTCACTTCATAATAAAATGAAGGATCTTATTTTTAAATCGTAGTCGAATCATTTATGGTGATTCGGTAGAAACTTTCGGGCCATATTCCCGACATTATACGACGACGTATTTGATTTATGTTAGTAATATATCATTTAATCTCACTAATTTCAACCCAGTTTCCGAACATTTTTAGTTTTTATCTTTATAAAGTTCGTAAAAATATGCAATAATCTAACTTTTCACCAGTATTATTGTTTTTTTAATGTAAAAAGCAAATTGTTAGACATATCAATTGCATCTTTATAAACTAAGTTACATAATGCAACTAAAATTTGGAGGTAACACAATGAAAATAGTAACTATCGTCGGTAGTATCCGCAAAGAATCATACAATTTGCAGCTTGCAAAGCATATTCAATCACGCTATGCGGATCAATTTGATGTGGAAATTTTGGATTTAAAGCCTCTTCCAATGTACAACCAAGATGACGAATTAAATCCATCACAGGAAGTAATCGATTTTAAAGCAAAAATAAAAGCTGCGGATGCCGTACTTTGGGTGACACCTGAATACAACGCTACAATTCCCGGTGTATTAGGAAATGCAATTGACTGGATGAGCCGTGTCGATAAAGTAATGCATGGCAA is part of the Solibacillus sp. FSL K6-1523 genome and harbors:
- a CDS encoding NCS2 family permease, whose product is MKKYFEFDKLGTNYRKETLGGLTTFLSMAYILAVNPGMLSAAGMDYNAVFVATALAAAVGSLFMGLIARYPIALAPGMGLNAFFAFSVVLGMGMAWETALTGVLFSGLIFIILSLTGLRETIINAIPAQLKYAVGAGIGLFITFVGFQGSGIIVGDEATLVKLGDVTSGNALLAVFGVVITAIFMAKKINGGIFYGMVITAIAGMIFGLVNVPEKVFSGIPDVSPTFGAAFAAFADLGLIFNMDFLIVVLTFLFVDFFDTAGTLMAVAGQAGLVKDNKLPRAGRALLADALATVTGAIFGTSTTTSYVESTAGVAAGARTGFASVVTGILFLLALFISPLLAVVTSAVTAPALIIVGALMVSSLRLIEWDKIEIAIPAFLVILCMPLGYSIATGIAIGFLFYPITMIVAGRSKEVHPIMYGMFLIFLGYFIFL
- a CDS encoding NADPH-dependent FMN reductase; this encodes MKIVTIVGSIRKESYNLQLAKHIQSRYADQFDVEILDLKPLPMYNQDDELNPSQEVIDFKAKIKAADAVLWVTPEYNATIPGVLGNAIDWMSRVDKVMHGKPSIIMGASMGVLGTVKAQMHLRDILFASGLNSPVLPMNEVYVGAAHTKFNEQGQLTDAATVNFIDIVIANFQEWMKNFNLIQ